Below is a window of Nicotiana tabacum cultivar K326 chromosome 19, ASM71507v2, whole genome shotgun sequence DNA.
TTTTTACATTCATCCTATAAACATTGAATAATGATTTCTCCTTCCTTTCGCTAGAGCCAAAAGTACTGACCAAAACTTTGCCAAAAGCAAGCAAGATGAGGTTGCTCTGCTTCATAGACAAAGTGCTTCACTTACGAGCTCATAAAGTTTTTTAACTTCTAACGGAAAGTATAGCTTCGATTTCCAGTAGCTGGAAAAGCTTGACGCCTTCTACCTTGCTGGAACTCTGCTGTCCCTTCAATATTTGGCGGCTGACCTAAGAGTAAATCCTTCTTCTTATCACCTTTACCAGTCCTACTCCTACGATGCTCATCACCTTCAGTTTCCGGCTTTTTTTTACCTGGATCTTCTCCAAATAACACTTGCTTCCTTGCTGCTTCGTAGTCAAAAGGCTGGACTTTCAACTGGCCTTCATGTGCTTGTGCTTTCTCAGTGAGCTGCGCCTTACTCTTTTGACTTATTGAATGGAAACACTTCTTGAAGCTAGAGGAAAGATCACACAGGGACATGTTCTCATCCCCTTCATCCATCTCCTCAGCAGAACCTGCAATTTTGTTTTCCCCACACTCAGGTGGATTGTTAGCAGCTTCTGAGTCATCTTTGACTGATCCCTCAAGATCTGAATCAGTGTCCAGTAAGATAACATCTTCTAACTTTGAAGTAGCTACCGGCATGGCAAAGGAATTTTCCTGTTCTCCAATTGATAGCTCACCTTTTAATGATTTCCCGTCATCTGAATCAGTGTCCAGGGTTATAACATCTAACTTGGAATTAGTAGCAACAGGTTCCTCTCTATGGTTAATTTGTAATGTTTTAGCAGGTGCTGTTGCAGCTTGCTGCAACTGTTCAGTCCTGCCTGAAAATGCATGGAATGGAAGGCTCACCGAAGACTTGATCTGCTGCACTTGGATCTCTTCCTGCTCCTGCTTGTTTAAACAATTCGGGGGAAGCATCAACATAATTGAACTGAGCTATAGAGGAAAGAAGTACATGAAGTGTGTCCAACTAATTACAGCAATTTGGACTTCCGAAGCTTAGTATATGACAATGCAACAGTGTAGGCTACTTAATAAGAAACAGATAAATCATAATTCAAGGTTGCAGAGGATACTTTTTTATCAGGGTGCAGCTTCCTCTTTGCTGCACTCCCTAGTAACATCCCAAGACCACGGCTGGGTTTCTTAATTGCCTGAATAGTTACTTCAACCTAAAATAAGAAGCATCTATGTAAATCACCATGCGAAGAAAGAATCTAGCGCTCTAGAAGGATGGAAACCGACTCAGACAGGTGTTCGCCAACCTGTCCTGAAGAAGTAGCTCTTAAACCACCATGCTCACTACGATGTTCAGAGGTGTCACCGGGTCCATTAAAACCAACTTTGGTGACAGCACTTTCAGGTGAACTACAAACAATTGAAGTTTCTGCCCCTGTTGCTGCTTTCAGTGGCTCAGAAGTTTCAACTAACATTTCAGCGCCCTCAGTAGCCACAATGTCTTCTTCAGCTGGCTGCACAAAATGTAGACCATACTTAGGACGAATAATAATTGGTTGTGTTTTGAACATACAAGGATAGTTCTAAAATTAAGATGGTTTACCAAATTCTAGACACTACTTAGAATATCATATAATCTAACATGCAGAGAAACAAAGTAAATCATCTGCGAGTCACTGGCACAGAATCCACCCTTTTACATGCAAAGTAAGATTAAGAAAACGAATTTGGCATTATTGCTTTGATAAATCCAGAAAATCACACGAAGCAAGGTTGTGTCATCTGCTTTAGAGAAActggtttctttcttttttattcttggCGCCTAACCAAAAAGAGAGGGAAAAGAATTTGGCCACCGAGACGAATTAGACAAACAAAATGTGTCAACTCATTACTTACTAATTCTAAGCGCCTTTCTTTCAGAAGTTCCACAGCTGCTTCATATGCAGCCGAATTTTGAACAGACTGCCTAATGATGCTGACAACAGCACCAAGATTACGCTCAACATATGGGTGCTTTGATTTCATCGATCGCTTTAATTTGCTTGTGGTAAGAGGCATCTGCTTAGCTTTTGCAACAGAGTACTATGTTTAGAACATCTGCAGCCTATGAGCACCAGTACATAGGAAGAGAACAACTTTTTAAACATACCAATTTCAAGAAGTTCTTTGTTCGGCAAAACATAGCCAGTACTCTCATCTTCTGCTCGGGCAATAACATCTCTCCACTCATACAGCCCCTGAAATTTCCAGATGTTGGGTCAAAAGAAATGCCAAGAACCGACTAGTACCACCAGCCCACAATCAAAAAATAATACGACCAGTGGGTAGGCAAAAACTCACAGCAACAATTGCAAGCTGCTGAGCATTGAATCCAGCTCCCTGTAATCTGCAGTTGCATTTGAAAGAGTTTGCCGTAAAcgtcaaaacaaacaaaaaaaacaatgaaagagatgCAGAATGAAAGATTACCAAATCAATAGTTAAAAAAATCTCTTCAGTCCATGGGATATGGGAGAATGTTAATGTAGAACATAACTTCATAGTCCGTGAAATATTGAAAATAACTGGTGAAAACCATACCCATATATGTGTTGATATGAACTATCAGTCAAAAGTTCTTTTTCATACAGCTGCATGCATATATCATAACTGCGCTTGTACACCTGCATGCAATAGCAGATCTTAGacaaacagaagaaaaacaaaatagaTTACCTGGTCATTAAACTCTCTGAGACGTGATAAAATTATACTAACTTGTAAGACACATTTAAGATATATAACTTCCATCAATTTGATCGGAAGTTGAAACAACGTGAAACAGTAGCTCGTGCGAGTTTCTGCAAGTCTAGCCAACATGTTTCCCAATAATTATTACTCTCCATTTTAAATAATGAAGGTACTCCCGAGAGTCAAACCTTCATGTCTTGTTCTCCATTTGAGCATCAGTTTTTtaatctttttaaaataaaatgtgtACATAATTAGCAACTagttcaaaagtacttttcatttataatatttatgattacaattattttcaaaatatgtgAGAAGTTAgagtcaaagaaaatcttgtttgACTCTTCAAATAGTAATAGTGTCGTATAAAGTGGAAAACAGGGagtattaaaaagaaaaagaaaaaaggttaaGCCTAGCATGACATATAAATGATTTCTAAACACTAAAAGATGCTTATTTTAcaaggaaagaaggaaaaatcTGATGCCTGGAGCAACACAGGAAACAAAAACACAGATACTCACCTCTAATAGAGAAGCATCAGGAGATTCAATGTCAGCAGACGAAGAGAGCAATTCCATCCTCATAACGTCATAAATGTACAAGAGATAGTGTGTATCTTCTCTAGCATATCTACAGTATATGCGCGAAATTGAGTAATAAGGACAAGAATCCATAATTAACCAAAAAACTTGTATGCTTATGGGTAATAAACAAAGAACAATAAGCATAGACCGAAAATCACTACAAAATATAGGAAATGTTCCATTTAGTAACACCAACACATAATCATACAGTCCTGATTGATTGAGTAGAAAATGATAGTCACCAAAAAGTAGTTTAAAAACACCAGATTAACGCAGACCCAGAATGATTGAACTCTTCTCCATGCATCATCCAATATGGCATTATTTTAAATTACAGCCAAAATGTCATTGAGTCGTCCACCAGGGCAACCACCAAGTAAACATGAGACTCCATCAGCAATAATCAGTTGCTGTCCTTGAATTTTTACAATGAAATAAATAAATGGATCAGTAGGCTATGGGCATGAGCATATTTCACAACAACTTCCACATCTGATGTTCTTAAAAGCTTGAGTGATGCTTGCATTCATGTCAATAACATTCTCAGCTCTCTATTACAGATGACAATTGAATCTCTCATTTCTAGTTATGTTCAAGTTGTGTTTGGTAAGTCTTTTATCAAATGTTTAGGCTATTTCAATAAAGGATCATTTGGATGAAAACCTTGAGCAACTAAGAAAGAGAAAAGCTACATGAAGGAATGAAAGGAAAAACACTGAAGAATGATTTAAACAGTCGATAATATCTCATTAAAAGGATCTATAGCACTATATCGGTGACAATACAACAGTACCCCACCcctcatcctcctccaaaatgaaGACAACTATTGATCTAGGCACTCTGGGAAAAGCCTAGCACTTCACCAAACAGAATATCTTCAAAGAACTTCAAGAATTTCGCATAATTAACAAGAAGCTTCCTCATAGTCCAAAGTAATGTAGCGTACAAAAAATCCAACTGCAGTCACTAAAGCTTCTTTTTTTGATGAAGGCAGTCACTAAAGCTTCTTGATGTAAAGCAAACAGTAAGAATTTGAAAATGAGTCTCACTGAGCGGCTTAGATGGAACAGGTGACACTAATCTATTAGGCTCACACCACTAACTGTTGTTTGTCTTTCTCTTGTATCTACTACAAGAAAAAGACCAAAGAAAGCCTCTAAGCAATTCAAAATGGAAGAAGTATGAGAGTCTTGTGCAAGACGAGGGAAGAAAAGAGAGATAATCCACCGAAAATATGTCATACTCCAGAGTCCAAAATATAATATTAGAGGAAGAAGCAATCATGCACAGAGACGGAGCAGTTAAATGAATCAGTAATCTGGAAGATCATCTGAATCACCATCATTAAGTCCCTAAGAATATGCAAATCCTTAAAGGATTGGCACGTAACTAGAAAACATATCTATGGAAGTTTATTCTCCTTATTTCACCATCAAAGTGACATGAAGCTACATAGTCGCATTTACATCTAAAATTATCTAAAGTCGCCTCGATCATAAGTAAGCCCGATATTAAAATGTCCAACCGTCATTTTGTGGTACATTTTAACTTTCTAATAAGTAACTACACTAGATATAAATGCGTACCTTTTCCTAAGAATTGTACCTATAAGTACAGTAGATTTTAAACAAAGGTGGTTCACACTGGTATCAAGTATCTCACATGGTAATATTAATCCAAAGTTATCTAcattaaaaataagaagaaagagcaTTATCATATTTACTCTGCACGTACTGGGAAGAAAAGGTCCATCAGATGCCCAAAAAAATTTAACACCTCAAACTAACAAAATATGCAATATTCATAACTATTCCCTCAGCTTCAATTTATGTGATACACTTTTCTTATTAGACCGTTCCTGAAAGAAAGACAATTTTCTATAGTTGGAAACAATTTATCTTTAAACtttctattttacccttaatgagaagttttatagtcacacaaatgttATGACCTCACAAATCTTTTACCCTTTAAACTGTTaacaccacaagtttcaaaagtcttctttttaaTCTTAAACTCCACGCCGAGTCAAACTACGTCacgtaaattgaaacggagggagtgtgtgtgtgtgagtgagtgtatgcatatatatatatatatatataagagataAACATTCACAACTATAATATGAAGCGGTCTTAAGGAAACTAGAGAATGAGACATGTCATACCTCATCATCTCTACAGGAAGTGGGCGTAATCTCCAATCTGCATTCTGATACCTGCaaaaaatatatgaggaaaacAATAGCATTATTCCTTTTGGCATTCCATCATCCATTATTTGATATCTTAGAAAAAAAATCCATTTAATTGTTGGCATTCCACCATCCATTATTTGATATCTTAGGAAAAAAATCCATTTATTTGTTACAGAAGGCAGGGGTGATGAGATTTCTTttcgtttttcatctaataattggAGGATGATATCCAGGATATGATTAGAAAAGTAGTAATTACAGGAAGGCCATACTCTTTGTTTGCCGTAACTCCACAAAAATGTTGTAGCAGATACTCCAAGCTGTTTCTTCCCAGTTTCAAAACCCTTGAGGCCTAAGGATTTAGAAAACATCAATATTACTATACCCAAAAATGAACAACTAAGGATTCATGACAACCCAATCTCATTGTTAAAAAAGAAGCAGGACAAGAGCATAAAGCAGACCTGCGAACATGCTTTTGCTAGCTACAAGTGCTAAACCAACAAAGGAGAAAAAATGACAAGTATGACTTAGGAGGGACGTAAACCctaaaatcttcaaaaatacacTGATTAGCAGAAGTGCAGAACATTTTCCTATATGTATCGAGTGACAAATCATGGTAATACACCTTTCATTTTGCTGAAAATCGTCAGTGCTTTAGTTTTTTCATATCTTGATTTCTTACGCCTTGTGAGTAGAAAACTGCTTCTTTAGTCTTTGTGCATACAAGCTATCGTTCTGTATTTCCAAAGCCAGATATTAACACTTTATTAATCAATAAAGCCAATCCCAGTACATATAATctacggaaaagggccaaatcgGTCCCTTTACTATCGGAAATTAGTTATCAGTAACCTCCGTTATACTTTCCTTCACTATCTACCCCTACTGTTacccattttaatatttttgcccCTACAACTAACGGACCCTTTTAGTAAAACACGCGGCACGATCTGAAACAACCTAACCATCTACCCATTTACCCGACCCGATAGCCCCAATTCAGCAACACCAAGAGAGGTCCAACAGCGTCAATCGCCTCCCTCTTCTCTGATTCCGCCGGCGCCTCCAACTGCCCTCAAATTCCACTTTAACAAATTTCAGCAcaagcaaagaaaggcagtgtATTGTACAGACGAAAGAATTTGAGATTGAAACTTAAACCTCGAACTGCCCGCATgagtatttttttgttttttttttgtgatagCAAATGTAAAAGCATAACCAGTACAAGCAGACTACCAGATTTCATTAGACTCGAGAGAGTGAGGTAAAACAAAATTTTCCACCACCACATCCCCACCCTCCTCCCTGAATAGAAGATTGCTTTGTAGTTGTATGGTTTCCCATGAttgtgctttttttttctttttctatctttttcccCCAAGATGGAATTTTAGCTCATTTTTTTGTGAATTCTCTATTTTTCATGGAAGGCGGTGGTAAACCATGGCTTAAGGAAATTGTGTGGTTAAACATTTGTCGTGTCTGTACACAGGGGGAGAGTAGGCCACGACGAGGTGGTGGCAATGGAAAAAAAAGGATAACGGGAAAGAGCAATTAGAACTGAAAGGTTATTATAGCTCAGAAAATAAATAACTAGAAGATCATATTGATTGAAATAGATTTAGGATATCGTTGGTTATTGCTCTATATCTTAGGACCTAAGAATGATTGTGAATGGCTGAACTCTGCTTTGCAGCTTGTGGTGAAATTTGTTAAAATGAAATTTGGGGACAATTGGAGGTGCCAGTGGAATCAGAGAAGAGGGAGGCGATTGACATTGTTGGACCTCTTGGTGTTGCTGAATTGGGGCTATCGGGTCGGGTTGATTGGGTGGGGTAAATGGGTAGATGGTTAGGTTATTTCAGATCGTGCCACATGTCAAACTAAAATGGTCTGATAGTTGTGGgggcaaaaatattaaaataggtAACGGTAAGGGTGGATAGTGAAGGAAAGTATAACGGAGGTTACTGATAACTAATTTCTGATATTAAAGGGACTGGTCTTTTTTCGTATAATCTAAGTTGCTTCGACACggcagtttaggtgccgcacTCGTGTCAACACGACCCTAGTATGGGTGTGGGActgtgggtatgggatccgtactagatatggtcaaaCAATTTTGGATACTTTGACCACGACAAACGGAAAATTCGAGatgagatacaatttgattcccgaaatcagaaccaaaactagggtaaatttgaagaaaataccataccttatctaggaaatcaatcatTTACTTATCAACAACTTGAGAACAAAAAAAATCCACATTTTACAAGTTATacgtaagtattccacaaaatttctcataatttatagatattgttatatttttatttttttaaattatttatagctggatccccgcacccgtatccgtaTTAGGATCCATATCCCCGAATATTAGAATTTACATTTCGAAGGATCCGATATCTAGATCCGTACCCGTGTCGGACACCCGCACCCGTGTCCAAGCAACTTAGCATATAATATAGTAATATGTAGTAACGTACAACTTTAATATCCTCATGAATCCAATGAAAATGTTCCGTCATGGGTATGCTAGCGTCTATTCATTCAGCCCCCATCAACGAACAATATAAAACAAAAGTAAACACAACAAAATTGATGCCGGCATATTTCATAGAAGATGCACAGACCATCTCCCACCACCTCATCCCCCTCAGGACACTCCAAAGAACACTTGAAAATATTAGCCTAGTTCTTTTTACATAAAAGAGGTCGAACATTAAATCAGTTGTCATTTCATCATATCTCAGTTTTCATTTCCTTAGTAATGTCTTCTGTAAGAATGTATGTATGGGGAATCTTGAATCAGCACAAGAACTGACTATTTCACATTCAACATTTACAACAACATTACTTAAAAGACAAATGCAAAACCTCCTGCATCTTTTTGGCTGTCATTTATTCTAGGGACTTTGCATTAAACTGATTATGCCAACAAGGAGGAAAGTGAGTTCTGCGGGtcataaaaagaaacaaaaggctGCTACCATCAAACAGTTATAGCTGGCTCATGTGCGTTTTATCCCTGCATAGCAGTGAAACCCCCTCCCCCCAGAAAACAAACTTTTCTGTAGTCCATAATCACAAGAAACTCAGAAAAGAGAAGAATAGGTAAAATAATagtgatatatttatatatatacataatatgcaTATAATAtaacatgtgtgtgtgtgtgtgtgtgtgtgtgtgtgttcaaaTCTATCTCTAGATCAAGGCTCAAAAACAGTTAAGGTAAAAACCTGCCCAGTGTCGAACATATTGCAGACGTATATGCCAAAGTCACGTTGAAGCCACACAATATCTCGATCAGCACCATGCATCACCTAGTAAGTAAAGTGCTGTCACAATAATGCTTTGTCAAATACAGAAATGACATAAGATTCAGAAAATTACCTTTTTCTTCATGTGGTCCTTAAAAACATCTCTTAGATATGGGCCAATATGAACGCGAAGCTTCAGAGTGTCAACAACAAAATCTTCAGTTCTAGTGGATATTTGCATCAAGCATGTCAATCCTTGAAAAGATCTATATTGATTATGCTCCAAATC
It encodes the following:
- the LOC107823544 gene encoding protein RRP6-like 2, whose translation is METDSSDEDISKKAEDTLRKVTSGPLPSTIGKLSGSSRGIPTDRDFHFYNNFSEFRTPISEIDKKSKEILERVGALSQLWGKPMSFPGEDPDDVETGDWLVHINDDVFEKLASSLDEFRLLREKEEESGVKNMEDGFQLVSRKKNRKVEHNSNVSSVEKEKGVKVATKVKPKIPFHIPSIPRPQDEYKIIVNNKNQPFQHVWLQRTDDGSRFMHPLEKFAPSDFVESAGIIEPVKPPPLEITPFKFVEEVKDLKQLAAKLRAVDEFAVDLEHNQYRSFQGLTCLMQISTRTEDFVVDTLKLRVHIGPYLRDVFKDHMKKKVMHGADRDIVWLQRDFGIYVCNMFDTGQASRVLKLGRNSLEYLLQHFCGVTANKEYQNADWRLRPLPVEMMRYAREDTHYLLYIYDVMRMELLSSSADIESPDASLLEVYKRSYDICMQLYEKELLTDSSYQHIYGLQGAGFNAQQLAIVAGLYEWRDVIARAEDESTGYVLPNKELLEIAKQMPLTTSKLKRSMKSKHPYVERNLGAVVSIIRQSVQNSAAYEAAVELLKERRLELPAEEDIVATEGAEMLVETSEPLKAATGAETSIVCSSPESAVTKVGFNGPGDTSEHRSEHGGLRATSSGQVEVTIQAIKKPSRGLGMLLGSAAKRKLHPDKKEQEEIQVQQIKSSVSLPFHAFSGRTEQLQQAATAPAKTLQINHREEPVATNSKLDVITLDTDSDDGKSLKGELSIGEQENSFAMPVATSKLEDVILLDTDSDLEGSVKDDSEAANNPPECGENKIAGSAEEMDEGDENMSLCDLSSSFKKCFHSISQKSKAQLTEKAQAHEGQLKVQPFDYEAARKQVLFGEDPGKKKPETEGDEHRRSRTGKGDKKKDLLLGQPPNIEGTAEFQQGRRRQAFPATGNRSYTFR